Within the Plutella xylostella chromosome 20, ilPluXylo3.1, whole genome shotgun sequence genome, the region TGGCGCAGCTCATCAGCCAGGGTACGGGGCAGCCCCAGCGAGGCCACCTGCTCGGGCTCCACGCGCCGCATCAGAGACATCATGGCGCAGAACCGCAGCGAGCGCACCGTCGGCACCGTGATGTTCCAGTTGGTGCGGAACATCATGCCGCCCACGCTCTCCGGCGCGCGGAAGATCAGCTTGTTGTTCACCACGTAGCGCTCCTTGGTGGCCGAGTCGATGAACTCCCAGGGGTGCGTGATGTAGGAGTTGATGTTGTAGTGCTTGCCCGGCTCGATGCGCACGTAGAACTGCTTCACGCCGTTGTAGTCGCGCCAGAACACGTCGACGGGGCGCAGGGTGCGGTTGGTGAAGCGCAGGAAGGCGCGCTGCAACGCCTCGTACGATCGAACCAGGGTACGGTTGCCGCTTGCGTCGACCTCGTAAAGGAAATCTGTACCGTTTTCACCCTCGTTCACGTTTTCCACCATTTTGAAGATATTCGATACGGTTAATTTTTAGATGATGAGCACGATTTTAGAGTTTTTGTTACGACGATGATGCAGTTTcactaattttatttgttatgaaTTATTCTAAAATCCGCGGGCCTTGACatgattattttttgtgtcgTTGGCAGCACTGAGTCGATTTTCGGTGTCACAATAATGGCTGTTTGCGTCGCTGTTATTGGAAAAGATGTGAGTTAAAACCACAGTTTTTCACTCCATTACAcgtttttaatgtaaattaaacataattaattcgATCACAATAACACATTCACATCTGATATCCTGTAACTTTCTATAAATTCAATTTTCACTTGTAGGGATCGCCCCAGCAAAATCCATCAATTTACTTGATGTAATACCATGTGAAAATCTTACCATTATTACAGGGTAAAATCTGGTCAATTATGTTTCAGAATTCTCCGCTTTACATTGGCGGCGTCGGAAACGACACAAGTACCGACAATGAACTATCTCGACAGTGGTTGGTTCATACGGCTTTAGATGCTTTAGAAGAACGTCTCGCCTCCACTAACAACAGCAACACCAGCTCCGGCTCAAACGCAGCGCGAACAGATCTGCGAGACCTATACTTGGGATTGCTTTACTCAACGGATACGCACAAAATGTACGTGATCATTCATCTTATCCTGCCCGTTTCATTGAACTAAGCTAGCAAATGCCATTGTAGCCCCATAGCCTATTAATGAAACTTTAACTATTCCTCTCTTatgcataaattatattttgtgtttcAGCTATGGATATGTGACGAACACAAGAATCAAGCTGGTGCTGGTGACTAACTCAGCGTCACCGAGTGGCAACAACATCCGCGACGCCGAGGTGCGGACCGCGCTGCGTCGCCTGCACTCTTTGTACGCCGATGCCATTTGCAACCCATTCCACTTGCCTGGTGATCAAATTACTTCTGCGTGAGTTTTCTCTGAATTAGTATATTCCTTTTGAAGAATGTTATTATTTGCACTGACTTTAAAGCTGTGTGGGATCGTTTTCCACCTCaattttgaattgaatttttatttatggcaATCTGTCGGGTGTGCCAACAATTTCTGCCAGTATCGTGTAATGACATtgcatgtgtatttatttatattgtattaattGAAGGGAGTTCTTGAAAACTTTacgaaatgtataaataaacataatagatATATACAAACTATATACAGATAGATCTATGCTACTATTTGAGGAATGGAGTTATAATTTGATTTTGTTGTTAACAATGAATTTACTTATAGCGATGATAAAATTAGGGTCAtggaaatttaataataactgaTGAAAGTTTACCGGAAGTGGAACTTtgattttatataggtatggATATAATGAGTCTAAACCAAAAATGGGGCAATTCAGGAAAACATGATCTAGAGTCCCCTCGTCCTGTCCACACTCACACATGGGCGAATCccgttgttttattttattgagaaAAGCAGGGGAGCAACAATGACCCAATCGAATTCTCCACAAGACGGAGACAATTACTTTGggaagatatttaaatttaaaaaaccacGGTCTAGAAGGAACCTTCGGTTGAATGGAGAAGTACAATCGACCCTTGAGTCGGCTTGATTTCTCCCATTCATGTTGCCAGGTAGTCAGGCTATCCTTAGCTGGGAGGCTAAGGAGGTCATACGTGGGAATATGGTAATGTTTTCGATCACTGCTGGCATCTGAAGAAGCTCTTTTTGCTAGCTGGTCTGCGTGTTCGTTGCCTGAGATACCAGCGTGACCTGGGATCCATACCAGAACAACTCTCAGACTTTTATCGCTGCACCTTCTAAGGCAGTCTTTAATCTGCAATGTGTGACTACAGTGGGTTTTACTTTTAACCTTTAACTGCCGACGTGGTCTAAACGCGCCACTAACAACGAGGTTACGTCTGAGAGACGTAGATATttgaaaaaacatttaaaaataaagtattcgttttatttaatttataaccacccataaaaatactatagttaaatggcttataatatatggatagtcaataaaacaattagttaATTTAACAAGAAATCAGCCTGTATTGATGAGACCCCAAGTTTTATTTGAACATTTTTAGGAACTTTTATTAGacgtatatatattttttatttatacacatatcagtagattttttttataattttactcttttataactaataaagtaaaataaaaaagaatcaGCACAAAAACTTAACGAAATAAAAAACTGACACTCAATCAAGTTAGCATATTTATGGCTTGCAGCTATTGCATATTTGTAGGCAAAATGTAAGGCACATGGGTTTCTTCCAGAGACAACATGATTTTTTTGTGCGTCTTTTTAGTAGACTTGGACAAATTGCACAGGTCTTTCGGGCAGGAGGCGAGAGGGCATATCTGTAGGACCAATAACTGGTTCAATGGAACAACGTAGTTCTCGCGGTGGTCTGATATTTCATCGCCTCGCACGTCCTGTCTCCTTTCTCTCAGTTTCCTATGATTATCAATTGcttgatttttataatcacTAGGTAGTGTCCTCTTTTTTGACCCTGAACTACCACTTTCAGACATTCCGtaggaaaaaaacatatgttaATTGCGATGTGACGACCTCAAGACACTAAGGTagtacatacatttacaacGTGGTGACGACCAAGAGACGTATCAAGTTTGGAACATAAACACCGTACTTACGTCTGTGAGACGTCTCGAGCTCCGCATAAAGCACCTGTGCACGCGTCGTAAGCGGGACGCCTACAGCAAGTAGAACACGCGGGGGGAGGAGGGTACTGAGGGGCGGAACCTTGGTAACGCTTCgggtgaaaaaatattgtcaaaataaaaacgaGGCCGTCTGTGAGACAGGTAGGTCGGCAGTTAAAGGTTAAAAGGACATTGTGTTAGAGTTTGTAAGCAACTCAGGGAATCGGTAAAAATTACAGCCCTATCAATGTTATGGGCTTCAATAAATGAACAAGCTTCCAGAACGGCTAGACACTCCCCCGTGTAAACGGAGATTTCTGGGGAACAAACAAACATTAGTTCTATTTTTGAGTTTTGGTAGTAGACTGCTGCACCACAACAGGATGAATCGGATAGTTTTGATGCATCAGTGAAGAACAAATGCCAGTCACTCCACTTAGAGTTAACCTCAGAGTTAAATACTGAATTAGCGGCCGGTGTTTGCTTGTCTAAACCGAGGGATAGAATTATGTTGGGTGAATATTGGATACTACAGTAGGGGAATTCAAAGAGTGGGATATATTTAAATCTCAGAATGGGACAAATTTCTTCAATTTCctgaatttttttaaaactgtttAGTATTAGCGGAGGATTTTTATGTGACcagtatttacttttattgcaatgactatataatatttttaatttatcaaataATGGGTGCGATAATCTAATAAATGCTCTAAATAAAAAGCGATCCGATAGGTATTGTCTTCTGATGTTAAGAGGAGGCTCAGCGCATTCGACCTGTAAAGCATTGACTGGGGAGGACTTCATGCATCCAGTTATTATTCTAAGAGCCTTGAATTGAACAGATTCTAGTTTTTTAAGGGCTAATTTGCTACATGGCTCTAAGAGGAAAGTACCATAATCTAGGACGCTACGGATAAGAGCATTATATAAAAGCTTTAAAGTATAAGGGTGGGCACCCCACCATACACCGGATAGGACTCTGAGGATATTTAAAGACTTTTCACATTTTTTAGTAATATAATTTAGATGGACTACGCCCGTTAGCTTAGCATCGAGAAAAACACCGAGAAATTTGACATTGTCATTGACTGGGACACTAGTGTTACATATCTTGACGTTAACTTCAGGGATATTACGTTTTCTGGAAAATACTATTGCACTGCTTTGAGGCGCTGATAGGTGGAGCCCATGCAAGTTAAGCCATTCACTGAGTGAGTCTAATGACAATTGTATGGATTCATTGGCATCTTCTATTGATTCACAGGGAATATATAGAGCCAGGTCATCAGCATATTGCAATACTTTACAGTCTGCGTTAAGGGAAGTGTGAAGCTTAGCTGTGTAGATATCATAAAGCAGGGGGCTAAGCACTGAGCCTTGAGGCAGTCCCTTCCATACAGTTCTAGTTCCAAAGTTCTCCCCAGGAACCCGAAGAGAAACATTACGAGACATAAGTAGATTACTTATGAGCTTTACTAACTTATCAGAAATGTTCAGCTGGCGTAATTTATACCTGAGCATTGAAAGCAGCACATTATCATAAGCAGAGGAAATATCTAAAAATACAGCTAATACGGAAGCGTTACTACTGAAAGCGATGCGGATATCTGAGATAAGAAGGCTGATGCTGTCCATGGTACTATACCCTTTACGGAAGCCAAACTGTGAATCTGCTAATAATCCTTGGCTTTCGACATACCACTCTAGCCTATTTTTAATTAGGTGTTCCATAATTTTGGAGAGGGCTGAAGAGAGAGCAATAGGGCGGTAATGGTCGGGGTTGTCTGGTGCCTTTCCGGGCTTAAGTATAGGGAGGATGACTTGGCACTTCCAAGTGTTTGGAACATAACCCAGATTGAGGCATAAATTGATAAGGTTTAAGAAGTATTGTTGACATTTGAGGCTAGCTTCGGAAATAAACGAGTAAGGAAAGCCGTCTATACCTGGGGCAGAATCGTGAACGTATAAAAGAACGGAAGAAAGTTCATTCATGGTAAAAGGGGAATCTAGAATACTGTTCAATGGACCACTCTCTGAATAATATGGTAGGTCGTCTTCAAGTGGAACAAAAGGGGGAGCAAGTTTGTCAAAGAAAGCTTCTGCAATGGGTCTCGGGATTGGGGGGGAGTTATTAGGGGCACATCCACGTCTATATCTATTAATAGATTTCCATACCAGGGAAGGGGGCGTAAATGGAGATAGTGAGGAGCAGAATTTTTTCCAGCTATCCGTTTTCTTTTTACGGAAAACTCGTCTAGATTTTGCAAGAAGTTTTTTATATGATAATAGGTTTTCAACTGACATATTTAGGTTATATACTAGTTCAGCTTTATTCCGTTCTTTTATTAAATCAGAGCACTCACTATCCCACCACGGGGGAGAGGATATTTTGCCCGAATGAGAATTTTTAAGAGGAAATGAAACATCCGCCGCAGAAGAGAGAGAAGAAGAAAAGTTTTCAAAGCACGAAGTTATATTTGAAGGGTTTGCATCAGGGAGATGCTCAATAAACGTATCAAGAGAATCCCGATATGACTCCCAGTTGGCATTTGATAAATTATACTTGAGGAGGGGGTTAAACTCCTTATGGGGAACTGTTTTATTCAAAAAGGTTATTTTGATTGGGAAGTGGTCGCTTCCATGGGTACTATTAAGTCTATTCCATTGCAAACTGGAAGCTATGTCAGCACTGCACACTGTCAAGTCAACACAACTTTTATTCTCACCCGGGCGAGTCAGACGAGTGGGGGATCCATCATTTAAAATGCACATATTAAGGTCATCAAAGAGATCTGCAAGAGCGGTGCCAAATACGTCACAATGGGTAGAGCCCCATGAGTAATGGTGACCATTAAAGTCTCCAAGGAGTATTAATGGGGGGGGAACGGAAATAATTAAACTATGAATATAGGGGATAATTCTGGTATTTGGTTCAGCTACgtaaatggaaataaaatttataccttCGGCTTGAATACCAATGACATTGACGTCATCGTCAAAGGGAGAAAGAGGGGTGGGAGTCGAGGGAATGCAGTTGTTCGTTAAGATGGCAGTGCCACCATGACCATCGGGTCTGTCATCTCTGAAGGAGCTAAACCCTGGGATGTTAAAGCAACAGTTTGGCTTAAGCCAGGACTCACTAATGGCAAATAAAGATGGAGAATGTTTGTTAATCAAGTAagaaatttcatgttttttaGGAGCTACGCTCCTGGCGTTCCACTGGAGGAATGTTAGCGGGGCCattgttaaataattttacaagcTGAAATATTTGGGATGCAACGTGGTCAGGTAGAgatgaattattttttgaaataatcTGAGACAAAAGTGTTAGGAGAAGTTCAATTATTTGTGAAGTGGAGTTATCAGATGATGAAGGTTGAGACGCGTTTTGGAGAGCGCAACCATTAGAAGAAGATGGGAAAGAATAGCTATTAACAATGGATTGATGAGCATGTTTATCATAGCCGGAAGGCAGCGGAGCGTGAGATTTTCGATGTTTTGTGACGGTTTTTCTGTAGGAAAATGAAGAAGGAGCGGGTTGAGATAGACTGGGTTGAGACACGAATAACGACGAACTCTGAAGGGTCTGGGGGATAGAGTTGGTTATGTCCGCATAAGAGCGAGAGACAGACGGGAATTTTTTGGAAGCTTCCTCgaaagaaatattttgttcagcCATGActacttttatgtttttttgtctcTGGTATTCGGGGCAGGATTTACTTGTAGCGTAATGTTTACCATCACAGTACATACAGCACGCATCTGATTCTGCAGTGGAGCAACTATCACTGGAGTGATTGTCTCCACATCGGAAGCATTTTGGTTTGGAGCGGCACTTGGTTTTGGTATGGCCATATCGGCAACAGTTGAAACATATTATGGTGGGGAAGTGGTAAAGCTCTACTGTTAGCGAGGAGTAGCAAGCGAATACTCTCTGAGGCAAGATTTGTCCGTCAAACGTGAGAACTACTGATTGGGAGGGACGCCACTCTGTGGTACCCTCTGCAGACTTAAATCTGTAGTTTATGCGCCTAGCTTTGATTATTTTACCACAACCCGTAGGGACAGttaaatttgaaataatatCCTCTTCTGACCATTCTGGAGGGACTTCTTTGACCATGCCCATACGTGTAATATTGTAGGTTGGGATACTGGTCAAATAGCCCTTCAGCGTTAGTTCTGGGTGGACAATAAAGGCATTGGCAGATTCTGGGGATTTAAATTCAACGGCTACACGGTTGCGGCCAACTCTTTTAATTCCGTCCTGCATGATATTTGCTATTTTTAGTTTCATCAGGAGCTGTCCAAATTTGATCGGGTGCATTGTTGATCCTGAGTTTGATTCCTGCTCGTAGCGAGAGACGTGAACGAGGTAGGGGGGTCTGTCCATAGCCGAGTACCGAGCTCGACCAATTGAAGTTTTGATGGATTTTACTGTGGGGGTTTCATCCTCACTGTCCTTGGATATAGGACGCTTTCTCCTATTTTGCTCAATTTCCTCATCATCATTAGATAACGGGGAATAAGGAGGGGGTAAAGGGGAAAGAGGGTCAGAGATGTCAGGATCAGGGGGGGCTGGGGGCGGTCTATCCCTGTCACCCTCCATGGTCCTCAGACATATAAAGCTATTATACGATATTTACCAGATTCCAATGgaacacaaacataaatatataaacacAACACTTATAAATCGTCAGGGATTCAAGACAAGCAAGAAAGCTAGCAgcaaataagttttttaagcAAGAAATGGATATTTTATGCAAAGCACATGCGACACCATAAACACTTCcagcgaaaaaaaaaaccacctCAATTTTACTaatgtgtttttatatttgtttcagGAAATTTGACAAGCAAGTGAAAAATCTGATGGCGAACAACATTTAACtattaactaatttatttatacatatttttatgggTCTTTCATTATGgtgaatttttattaatgcttTTTCAACCTGCTCTGTGCGAAtgtaattgaaaataatagccTTAAGTAACCACTATAAAGTTTACGCGAACGTATTAATCTGTCTCGGTGGTtttataggtacattcatgtcactaaaatcataaaagtctgagttttatttttaatataggcactttaatttttatttttaatgtaactGAAATATGTTATTAAATACCTCCTGAAATAGAACATTTTTACCGAAGGGATGAACTCCGTCTTTTTCGTTTCCGAGGCGGGGTTTGGCGCCTGAGCGTAGCGACGGCTCTAATAATCCGGGAGATAACATAAGGGGCTCTCCCGAGGTAAACACTTTGCTTTTCATTACAAATGCGagggaataaaaaataaaaacatgaatTTAAAAGATAATCTTTCGTATTTCTTTTCTTCTACTACTATgcgtaatataaaataagaaaaagatTCCCTCACCTCCACTACCAGGACGCAAAT harbors:
- the LOC119691728 gene encoding von Hippel-Lindau-like protein yields the protein MVENVNEGENGTDFLYEVDASGNRTLVRSYEALQRAFLRFTNRTLRPVDVFWRDYNGVKQFYVRIEPGKHYNINSYITHPWEFIDSATKERYVVNNKLIFRAPESVGGMMFRTNWNITVPTVRSLRFCAMMSLMRRVEPEQVASLGLPRTLADELRHYMLRVRRSSAPQPVA
- the LOC119691727 gene encoding trafficking protein particle complex subunit 2-like protein, giving the protein MIIFCVVGSTESIFGVTIMAVCVAVIGKDNSPLYIGGVGNDTSTDNELSRQWLVHTALDALEERLASTNNSNTSSGSNAARTDLRDLYLGLLYSTDTHKIYGYVTNTRIKLVLVTNSASPSGNNIRDAEVRTALRRLHSLYADAICNPFHLPGDQITSAKFDKQVKNLMANNI